From a single Streptomyces liliifuscus genomic region:
- a CDS encoding DUF6243 family protein codes for MTVSKNINNPVGMGGGKRKKLSRTERQNNGPYRNLDRQSAADRKAELVRKMREKTGAAEAEGATQADDDTTQS; via the coding sequence GTGACCGTGAGCAAGAACATCAACAATCCCGTGGGCATGGGCGGCGGCAAGCGCAAGAAGCTGTCCCGCACCGAACGGCAGAACAACGGCCCGTACCGCAACCTCGACCGCCAGAGCGCAGCCGACCGAAAGGCCGAGCTGGTGCGCAAGATGCGCGAGAAGACAGGCGCAGCTGAGGCTGAGGGCGCCACGCAGGCGGACGACGACACCACCCAGAGCTGA
- a CDS encoding restriction endonuclease, with protein MSRRSNGLVGIWAEVQRQQQRQVEERARQQREFDRQQRYQQRELARSRREHQAAYRQQREADARRRTEELDARVESLRGLLAAGCRAPAFGTAQLARAEQVEPFAPGPLAYPRPMPDPNQYQAQGGWGLGAGRRAQAQAEARARFERDWQAAQAAEGQRLQQLAAYQRQYEQWADSRLSEIRQHNAGVAEMAAGLRDGDPEAVVEYFSAALYASSAWPEDLPRQVTAAYDSPARQLVLNWELPGYDVVPEVKLVRYMPGADQDKEAPRPASQRRALYRDVLAQCVLLVLHDLFAADEFGALESVALNGFVDDHDPATGRQARIFLATVMAPRSVFTGLRLEQVSAVDCLVDGLRGQLSARPDQRAVVRPGRRPEDVGNGVVTHGGDEEPDLYEMDPIAFESLVAELFRAMGMQAVTTQRSNDGGVDVDALDPTPIRGGKIVVQVKRYRNTVPPTAVRDLFGTVQDAGANKGVLVTTSGFGPGSHTFANGKPLELVAGNELVDLLHRHGLRGRLGNSGGPIPAQRTPEGRTPEGRTPDADDGTDDHNRLGMFWTGQVALDVCALVCHGNRVLSDEHFVFFNNPRTPDGTVRALTAAAPDKAAIRVSFDALPERADRLVLVAAVDPEINPEADLSGFTEAGIRLSDASGTELGRLDVSDGRADETALVLGSFRRRAGGDWDFVLGGKGYRGGLEELIREYGIDVD; from the coding sequence ATGAGTCGTCGCTCGAATGGGTTGGTCGGGATCTGGGCCGAGGTCCAGCGGCAGCAGCAGCGCCAGGTGGAGGAACGGGCGCGGCAGCAGCGGGAGTTCGACAGGCAACAGCGGTACCAGCAGAGGGAGTTGGCACGCAGTCGGCGTGAGCATCAGGCCGCGTACCGGCAGCAGCGGGAGGCCGACGCGAGGCGGCGTACCGAGGAGTTGGACGCGCGGGTCGAGTCCTTGCGGGGGTTGCTGGCCGCCGGGTGCCGGGCGCCGGCATTCGGGACCGCGCAGCTCGCCCGCGCCGAGCAGGTGGAGCCCTTCGCGCCCGGGCCGCTGGCGTATCCGCGGCCGATGCCCGATCCGAATCAGTATCAGGCGCAGGGCGGTTGGGGGCTCGGTGCGGGCCGGCGGGCCCAGGCACAGGCCGAGGCGCGCGCCCGGTTCGAGCGCGACTGGCAGGCAGCACAGGCCGCGGAGGGGCAGCGCCTGCAGCAACTGGCCGCCTACCAGCGGCAGTACGAGCAGTGGGCCGACAGCCGGCTGAGCGAAATCCGTCAACACAACGCCGGTGTCGCCGAGATGGCCGCCGGGCTCCGCGACGGTGACCCCGAGGCCGTGGTGGAGTACTTCTCCGCGGCCCTCTACGCCTCCTCCGCCTGGCCCGAGGACCTGCCGCGCCAGGTGACGGCCGCGTACGACTCGCCCGCGCGACAACTGGTGCTCAACTGGGAGCTGCCCGGGTACGACGTCGTACCCGAGGTGAAGCTCGTGCGGTACATGCCCGGCGCCGATCAGGACAAGGAGGCGCCCCGGCCCGCTTCCCAGCGCCGCGCGCTGTACCGGGACGTGCTCGCGCAGTGCGTCCTCCTCGTCCTGCACGATCTCTTCGCGGCGGACGAGTTCGGGGCACTGGAGTCGGTGGCGCTCAACGGGTTCGTCGACGATCACGACCCGGCGACGGGCAGGCAGGCGCGGATCTTCCTGGCCACGGTCATGGCGCCCCGCTCCGTCTTCACGGGACTCCGTCTGGAGCAGGTCAGCGCCGTCGACTGCCTGGTGGACGGCTTACGGGGACAGCTGTCGGCACGGCCCGACCAGCGTGCGGTCGTACGGCCCGGCCGGCGGCCCGAGGACGTCGGCAACGGCGTCGTCACCCACGGGGGCGACGAGGAGCCGGATCTGTACGAGATGGACCCGATCGCCTTCGAGTCGCTGGTCGCGGAGCTGTTCCGGGCCATGGGCATGCAGGCAGTTACGACCCAGCGGTCGAACGACGGCGGCGTGGACGTCGACGCGCTGGACCCGACGCCGATCCGGGGCGGCAAGATCGTCGTGCAGGTGAAGCGCTATCGCAACACCGTGCCGCCGACCGCCGTCCGCGACCTGTTCGGCACGGTCCAGGACGCGGGCGCCAACAAGGGCGTCCTCGTCACCACCTCCGGCTTCGGCCCCGGTTCGCACACCTTCGCCAACGGCAAACCCCTGGAACTCGTCGCGGGCAACGAACTCGTCGACCTCCTGCACCGGCACGGGCTGCGCGGGCGCCTCGGAAACTCCGGCGGCCCGATTCCCGCCCAGCGCACACCGGAAGGACGCACACCGGAAGGACGCACACCGGACGCCGACGACGGGACGGACGACCACAACAGGCTCGGCATGTTCTGGACCGGCCAGGTCGCCCTGGACGTCTGCGCGCTCGTCTGCCACGGCAACCGGGTGCTGAGCGACGAGCACTTCGTCTTCTTCAACAACCCCCGGACACCGGACGGTACGGTCCGCGCGCTCACCGCCGCCGCACCGGACAAGGCGGCGATCCGGGTGTCCTTCGACGCGCTGCCCGAGCGGGCCGACCGGCTCGTCCTCGTCGCCGCCGTCGACCCCGAGATCAATCCCGAGGCGGATCTCTCCGGCTTCACCGAGGCGGGCATCCGGCTGTCGGACGCCTCGGGAACCGAGCTGGGCCGCCTCGACGTGTCCGACGGCCGGGCCGACGAGACCGCGTTGGTCCTGGGCTCCTTCCGCCGACGAGCGGGCGGCGACTGGGACTTCGTACTCGGCGGCAAGGGATATCGGGGCGGTCTGGAGGAACTGATCCGGGAGTACGGGATCGACGTGGACTAG
- a CDS encoding GNAT family N-acetyltransferase: protein MPQLISPDPRFRLSFLDAVREDVAEGEYFGDTLKRELAVHGDDWQEPDGFARYVAAVREEELEEGRRPEGFVPGSWFWYVDGDDYLGRIQIRHRLTPQLRDFGGHIGYGVRPTARRKGYATAMLRDVLPHARDLGLDRVLVTCDTTNIGSRKVIEANGGEFEDERGGKLRFWIRTGH from the coding sequence ATGCCGCAGCTCATCAGCCCCGACCCCCGGTTCCGGCTCTCCTTCCTCGACGCCGTCCGCGAAGACGTGGCCGAGGGGGAGTACTTCGGCGACACCCTCAAGCGGGAGCTCGCCGTGCACGGCGACGACTGGCAGGAGCCGGACGGCTTCGCGCGCTATGTCGCGGCCGTCCGTGAGGAGGAGTTGGAGGAGGGTCGGCGGCCCGAGGGCTTCGTACCGGGCAGCTGGTTCTGGTACGTGGACGGGGACGACTATCTGGGCCGGATCCAGATACGGCACCGGCTCACCCCGCAGCTGCGCGACTTCGGCGGTCACATCGGCTACGGCGTACGGCCGACGGCGCGCAGGAAGGGGTACGCGACGGCCATGCTCCGGGACGTCCTGCCGCACGCGCGTGATCTCGGGCTCGACCGGGTCCTCGTCACCTGCGACACCACCAACATCGGCTCCCGCAAGGTGATCGAGGCCAATGGTGGAGAGTTCGAGGACGAACGGGGCGGAAAGCTGCGGTTCTGGATCCGTACGGGCCATTGA